From the Labrus mixtus chromosome 17, fLabMix1.1, whole genome shotgun sequence genome, one window contains:
- the LOC132992525 gene encoding ceramide transfer protein-like isoform X7, whose protein sequence is MSDNQSWNSSGSEEDLEPREEPGPLVGVVDLSGVLSKWTNYIHGWQDRWVVLKNNTLSYYKSQDETEYGCRGSLCLSKAVITPHEFDECRLDISVNDSVWYMRAQDPEHRHQWIDSIELHRADSGYGSESSLRRHGSMLSLTSATSGYSATSTSSFKKGHSLREKLAEMETFRDILCRQVDTLQKHFDSCADAESKDELQRDKIVEDDEDDFPNTRTEGEFLHNNNGSKEKLFQSLSPKGINGIDFKGEAITFKATTAGILANLSHCIDLMVKREDSWQRRLDKEMEKRRRIEESYKSALNELKKKSHFGGPDYEEGPNSLINEDEFFDAVEAALDRQDKMEEQSHTDKTRIQRSSPVPPADIYSSSGSHRFSDKVEEMVQNHMNYSLQDMGGDANWQLVVEEGEMKVYRREVEENGIVLDPLKATHSVKGVTGHEVCHYFWDTTYRNDWETTIENFNVVETLSENAVVVYQTHKRVWPASQRDVLYLSAMRKILANNENDPDTWLVCNFSVNHDDAQPSSRCVRAKINIGMICQTLVSPPEGDKEISRDNILCKITYVANVNPGGWAPASVLRAVAKREYPKFLKRFTSYVQEKTAGKPILF, encoded by the exons ATGTCAGACAACCAGAGCTGGAACTCGTCCGGTTCCGAGGAGGATTTAGAGCCCAGAGAGGAGCCTGGACCTCTGGTGGGGGTCGTCGACTTAAGCGGGGTCCTCAGTAAG TGGACAAATTACATCCATGGATGGCAGGATCGTTGGGTGGTcttgaaaaacaacacattgaGCTACTACAAGTCCCAAGACGAGACCGAGTATGGTTGCCGGGGCTCCCTCTGCCTTAGCAAAGCTGTCATTACT CCTCACGAGTTTGATGAGTGCCGACTGGACATCAGTGTAAATGACAGCGTTTGGTACATGCGAGCACAAGACCCAGAGCACAGACATCAGTGGATTGACTCCATTGAGCTGCACAGG gcTGATTCTGGATATGGCTCAGAGTCCAGTCTGCGCAGACATGGCTCCATGTTGTCTCTCACCTCAGCAACCAGCGGCTACTCTGcaacctccacctcctccttcaaG aagGGCCACAGCCTCAGAGAGAAGCTGGCAGAGATGGAGACATTCAGAGACATCCTGTGCAGGCAGGTGGAcacgctgcagaaacactttgacagctgtgcagatgctGAGTCTAAGGATGAGCTGCAGAGGGATAAAA tcgtggaggatgatgaagatgactTCCCTAACACCCGGACAGAAGGAGAGTTTCTgcacaacaacaatggcagcaaagaaaaat TGTTCCAGTCCTTGAGTCCCAAGGGAATCAATGGCATAGATTTCAAGGGTGAGGCAATCACATTCAAGGCCACCACAGCCGGGATCCTGGCAAATCTGTCCCACTGTATCGACCTCATGGTgaagagagaggacagctgGCAGAGACGACTGGATAAG gagatggagaagagaagaagaatagagGAGAGCTATAAATCAGCACTCAATGAGCTGAAGAAAAAGTCTCACTTTGGAGGTCCAGATTATGAG GAGGGTCCGAACAGCCTCATTAACGAGGACGAGTTTTTCGATGCGGTTGAAGCTGCTCTCGACAGACAGGACAAGATggaagaacag TCTCATACAGACAAGACGAGGATACAGAGATCCAGCCCCGTGCCACCTGCAGACATTTACTCCAGCTCCGGCTCGCACAGATTCTCCGACAAG GTGGAGGAGATGGTGCAGAATCACATGAACTACTCTCTGCAGGACATGGGTGGAGACGCCAACTGGCAGCTGGTTGTAGAAGAGGGGGAAATGAAG GTGTACAGGAGAGAGGTGGAAGAAAACGGGATcgttctggacccgttgaaggcCACTCATTCTGTAAAGGGGGTGACCGGCCACGAGGTGTGTCACTACTTTTGGGACACCACCTACCGCAATGACTGGGAGA CAACAATTGAAAACTTCAACGTTGTGGAGACTTTGTCGGAGAATGCAGTGGTTGTTTATCAGACTCACAAG CGGGTGTGGCCTGCCTCCCAGAGAGACGTGCTCTACCTGTCTGCCATGAGGAAGATCTTAGCCAACAACGAGAACGACCCAGACACCTGGCTCGTCTGCAACTTCTCCGTCAATCATGACGATGCACAG CCGAGCAGCAGGTGTGTTCGTGCTAAAATCAACATCGGCATGATCTGTCAGACGCTGGTCAGTCCAccagagggagacaaagagatCAGCAGAGACAACATCCTGTGTAAAATCACCTACGTCGCCAATG tgaatcCTGGAGGCTGGGCTCCGGCCTCGGTGCTCCGGGCCGTGGCTAAGAGAGAGTACCCCAAATTCCTGAAACGCTTCACCTCCTACGTGCAGGAAAAGACCGCTGGAAAACCCATCTTATTCTGA
- the LOC132992525 gene encoding ceramide transfer protein-like isoform X3, which yields MSDNQSWNSSGSEEDLEPREEPGPLVGVVDLSGVLSKWTNYIHGWQDRWVVLKNNTLSYYKSQDETEYGCRGSLCLSKAVITPHEFDECRLDISVNDSVWYMRAQDPEHRHQWIDSIELHRADSGYGSESSLRRHGSMLSLTSATSGYSATSTSSFKKGHSLREKLAEMETFRDILCRQVDTLQKHFDSCADAESKDELQRDKIVEDDEDDFPNTRTEGEFLHNNNGSKEKLFQSLSPKGINGIDFKGEAITFKATTAGILANLSHCIDLMVKREDSWQRRLDKFHISNAAGFLSLKEMEKRRRIEESYKSALNELKKKSHFGGPDYEEGPNSLINEDEFFDAVEAALDRQDKMEEQSHTDKTRIQRSSPVPPADIYSSSGSHRFSDKPLSQSSPALIVSAPPHHIHRFSTEVEEMVQNHMNYSLQDMGGDANWQLVVEEGEMKVYRREVEENGIVLDPLKATHSVKGVTGHEVCHYFWDTTYRNDWETTIENFNVVETLSENAVVVYQTHKRVWPASQRDVLYLSAMRKILANNENDPDTWLVCNFSVNHDDAQPSSRCVRAKINIGMICQTLVSPPEGDKEISRDNILCKITYVANVNPGGWAPASVLRAVAKREYPKFLKRFTSYVQEKTAGKPILF from the exons ATGTCAGACAACCAGAGCTGGAACTCGTCCGGTTCCGAGGAGGATTTAGAGCCCAGAGAGGAGCCTGGACCTCTGGTGGGGGTCGTCGACTTAAGCGGGGTCCTCAGTAAG TGGACAAATTACATCCATGGATGGCAGGATCGTTGGGTGGTcttgaaaaacaacacattgaGCTACTACAAGTCCCAAGACGAGACCGAGTATGGTTGCCGGGGCTCCCTCTGCCTTAGCAAAGCTGTCATTACT CCTCACGAGTTTGATGAGTGCCGACTGGACATCAGTGTAAATGACAGCGTTTGGTACATGCGAGCACAAGACCCAGAGCACAGACATCAGTGGATTGACTCCATTGAGCTGCACAGG gcTGATTCTGGATATGGCTCAGAGTCCAGTCTGCGCAGACATGGCTCCATGTTGTCTCTCACCTCAGCAACCAGCGGCTACTCTGcaacctccacctcctccttcaaG aagGGCCACAGCCTCAGAGAGAAGCTGGCAGAGATGGAGACATTCAGAGACATCCTGTGCAGGCAGGTGGAcacgctgcagaaacactttgacagctgtgcagatgctGAGTCTAAGGATGAGCTGCAGAGGGATAAAA tcgtggaggatgatgaagatgactTCCCTAACACCCGGACAGAAGGAGAGTTTCTgcacaacaacaatggcagcaaagaaaaat TGTTCCAGTCCTTGAGTCCCAAGGGAATCAATGGCATAGATTTCAAGGGTGAGGCAATCACATTCAAGGCCACCACAGCCGGGATCCTGGCAAATCTGTCCCACTGTATCGACCTCATGGTgaagagagaggacagctgGCAGAGACGACTGGATAAG TTCCATATCTCTAATGCTGCtggatttctttctttgaaggagatggagaagagaagaagaatagagGAGAGCTATAAATCAGCACTCAATGAGCTGAAGAAAAAGTCTCACTTTGGAGGTCCAGATTATGAG GAGGGTCCGAACAGCCTCATTAACGAGGACGAGTTTTTCGATGCGGTTGAAGCTGCTCTCGACAGACAGGACAAGATggaagaacag TCTCATACAGACAAGACGAGGATACAGAGATCCAGCCCCGTGCCACCTGCAGACATTTACTCCAGCTCCGGCTCGCACAGATTCTCCGACAAG CCTCTTAGTCAGTCCTCCCCTGCTCTGATAGTGAGCGcccctcctcatcacatccACAGATTCAGCACAGAG GTGGAGGAGATGGTGCAGAATCACATGAACTACTCTCTGCAGGACATGGGTGGAGACGCCAACTGGCAGCTGGTTGTAGAAGAGGGGGAAATGAAG GTGTACAGGAGAGAGGTGGAAGAAAACGGGATcgttctggacccgttgaaggcCACTCATTCTGTAAAGGGGGTGACCGGCCACGAGGTGTGTCACTACTTTTGGGACACCACCTACCGCAATGACTGGGAGA CAACAATTGAAAACTTCAACGTTGTGGAGACTTTGTCGGAGAATGCAGTGGTTGTTTATCAGACTCACAAG CGGGTGTGGCCTGCCTCCCAGAGAGACGTGCTCTACCTGTCTGCCATGAGGAAGATCTTAGCCAACAACGAGAACGACCCAGACACCTGGCTCGTCTGCAACTTCTCCGTCAATCATGACGATGCACAG CCGAGCAGCAGGTGTGTTCGTGCTAAAATCAACATCGGCATGATCTGTCAGACGCTGGTCAGTCCAccagagggagacaaagagatCAGCAGAGACAACATCCTGTGTAAAATCACCTACGTCGCCAATG tgaatcCTGGAGGCTGGGCTCCGGCCTCGGTGCTCCGGGCCGTGGCTAAGAGAGAGTACCCCAAATTCCTGAAACGCTTCACCTCCTACGTGCAGGAAAAGACCGCTGGAAAACCCATCTTATTCTGA